One part of the Thermodesulfovibrio sp. 3462-1 genome encodes these proteins:
- a CDS encoding iron hydrogenase small subunit: MGNITRRAFIKFAGLTSFVLLTGFPKLGYGKEFISNNFFDTPVGRQRINLIKARQAGQYKDDIIMREKFKMAASHENPMIKKFYSEFAHHPLSEISEALLHTHYKARV, encoded by the coding sequence ATGGGAAACATAACAAGAAGAGCATTTATAAAATTTGCTGGATTAACATCATTTGTTTTACTTACTGGATTTCCAAAACTTGGCTATGGCAAAGAATTCATCAGTAATAACTTCTTTGACACCCCTGTTGGAAGACAAAGAATCAATCTAATTAAAGCAAGACAGGCAGGACAGTATAAAGATGATATCATAATGAGAGAAAAGTTCAAAATGGCTGCTTCCCATGAAAATCCAATGATAAAGAAATTTTACTCTGAGTTTGCACATCATCCACTGAGTGAGATAAGTGAAGCACTGCTCCATACTCATTACAAAGCAAGAGTTTAA
- a CDS encoding TM1266 family iron-only hydrogenase system putative regulator produces MKQKIGIVGIIVSDRKKNASLVNKILSEHSEIIIGRMGIPQKELDTGFISLFVEGDTDKIGSLTGKLGSIKGVTVKSLLIPINKEET; encoded by the coding sequence ATGAAACAAAAGATTGGAATTGTCGGAATAATAGTCAGTGACAGAAAAAAGAATGCTTCCTTAGTAAATAAAATCCTCTCAGAGCATTCAGAAATAATCATCGGAAGAATGGGAATCCCTCAAAAAGAACTGGACACAGGTTTTATATCTCTTTTTGTAGAAGGCGATACAGACAAAATAGGCTCTCTTACAGGAAAACTGGGAAGTATAAAAGGCGTTACAGTAAAAAGTCTTTTAATTCCGATAAATAAGGAGGAAACTTGA
- the hydF gene encoding [FeFe] hydrogenase H-cluster maturation GTPase HydF encodes MTVPKSQRLHIALFGRRNAGKSSLINALTGQDLAIVSDVPGTTTDPVFKAMEILPLGPVVLIDTAGIDDVGELGQLRKKKSYEVFEKTDLVLLVIDPQAGYGEFEKEVVQKAQKTQTPVIYVINKVDLYQPSELLEQFKPLNLQPVVFVSALTRKGIDELKQAIINHAPKEWILPTVVGDLINPGDVVICVIPVDKAAPKGRLILPQQIVIRDIIDSEAMAMVVKERELIHAFNYLNKKPSLVVTDASVYNKAAADTPSDIRLTSFSILFARYKGDLQTLVEGVKAVKNLKPGDKVLISEACTHHPVEDDIGRVKIPRWLRAQVGGDLDIDVKAGGGPLPEPLNQYKLIVHCGACMLNRKEMLSRIMQAKVAGVPIVNYGVIMAHIHGVLHRALSPFPHLQSIISETMDDMKEEIESLKKIRGRR; translated from the coding sequence ATGACAGTACCAAAAAGTCAAAGACTTCACATAGCTTTATTTGGAAGAAGAAATGCAGGGAAGTCTTCTTTAATAAATGCGCTTACAGGTCAAGACCTTGCCATTGTTTCAGATGTTCCTGGAACCACAACTGATCCTGTTTTTAAGGCAATGGAGATACTTCCTTTAGGTCCTGTTGTTCTTATTGACACAGCAGGAATTGATGATGTTGGTGAACTTGGACAACTTAGAAAGAAAAAATCCTATGAAGTGTTTGAAAAAACAGACCTTGTTCTTCTTGTAATTGATCCTCAAGCAGGATATGGAGAGTTTGAAAAGGAAGTTGTGCAAAAGGCTCAAAAAACTCAAACTCCTGTTATTTATGTAATCAACAAAGTAGATCTTTATCAACCATCTGAACTTCTGGAACAATTCAAACCACTTAATTTGCAGCCAGTGGTTTTTGTAAGTGCTTTAACCCGTAAGGGCATAGATGAATTAAAACAAGCAATTATCAACCATGCTCCAAAGGAATGGATACTTCCCACGGTTGTTGGAGACCTTATTAATCCTGGAGATGTGGTAATTTGCGTAATCCCTGTTGATAAGGCAGCTCCAAAAGGAAGACTGATTTTACCTCAACAAATTGTGATAAGAGACATTATTGACAGCGAAGCAATGGCTATGGTTGTTAAAGAGAGAGAACTCATCCATGCTTTTAATTATCTCAATAAAAAGCCCTCGCTTGTAGTAACCGATGCTTCAGTTTACAATAAGGCTGCAGCAGATACTCCCTCTGATATAAGACTTACTTCTTTTTCAATTCTGTTTGCCCGTTACAAAGGAGACCTTCAAACACTTGTTGAGGGAGTTAAAGCAGTTAAAAATCTTAAACCAGGCGATAAAGTTTTAATCTCTGAAGCATGCACCCATCATCCTGTTGAAGATGACATTGGAAGGGTTAAAATTCCAAGATGGCTAAGGGCTCAGGTTGGTGGTGATCTTGATATAGATGTAAAGGCAGGAGGAGGACCTCTTCCAGAGCCTCTTAATCAATACAAATTAATTGTTCACTGTGGTGCCTGTATGCTCAATCGTAAAGAGATGTTAAGCAGAATCATGCAAGCAAAGGTAGCAGGAGTTCCAATTGTCAATTATGGGGTAATAATGGCTCACATTCATGGAGTTCTTCACAGAGCCCTTTCTCCTTTTCCTCACTTACAATCAATCATAAGTGAAACAATGGATGACATGAAAGAAGAGATAGAGAGTTTAAAGAAAATAAGAGGTAGAAGGTGA
- the hydG gene encoding [FeFe] hydrogenase H-cluster radical SAM maturase HydG yields the protein MTAVLTKKEKTWMEKVIKEDEVTKYMDGGKDFINDEEIWEKLIDNSNPEPARIREIIQKSLSIQTLEPDETAALLNVKDPELWQEIFDAAGKVKKKVYDNRIVTFAPLYCGNLCVNNCLYCGFRRDNHVIKRRVLTLDEVRREAEVLAGEIGHKRLIVVYGEHPLTGPQYIRDTIETIYSVRVKTRNGYGQIRRVNVNAAPMSIDDLKMLKEVGIGTYQVFQETYHHETYEKLHPKGTIKAHYQWRLYCHHRALEAGVDDVALGVLFGLYDWRFEVMGLLYHARDLEKQFGIGPHTISFPRLEPAANTPFVQETRYRVSDEDFKKLIAVIRLSVPYTGMILTAREPAHIRREIIASGMITQTDASTRIGIGAYSDRYNEQELERQQFELGDTRSLDEVIRELAEMGMITSFCTAGYRCGRTGERIMTLLRTGKEAVFCKLNAVLTFREWLDDFASPETKAAGEKVIQKELEELRERVPEKVYNKLLEYYRRIQNGERDLYF from the coding sequence ATGACAGCAGTATTAACAAAAAAGGAAAAAACATGGATGGAAAAAGTTATTAAAGAGGATGAAGTAACAAAGTATATGGATGGAGGTAAAGATTTCATAAACGATGAAGAAATATGGGAGAAATTAATAGATAATTCAAACCCTGAACCAGCAAGGATTAGAGAAATAATTCAAAAATCTCTTTCAATTCAAACTCTTGAACCTGATGAAACCGCAGCTCTTCTTAATGTAAAGGATCCTGAACTGTGGCAGGAGATATTTGATGCTGCAGGCAAAGTAAAGAAAAAGGTTTATGATAACAGAATTGTCACATTTGCTCCTCTTTACTGTGGCAATTTATGTGTGAACAACTGTCTTTACTGCGGATTCAGACGAGACAATCATGTGATAAAAAGAAGAGTTCTTACTCTTGATGAAGTCAGAAGAGAAGCTGAGGTTTTAGCAGGAGAGATTGGACACAAGCGTCTAATTGTTGTTTATGGTGAGCATCCTTTAACAGGACCTCAATACATAAGAGATACAATTGAGACAATATACTCAGTTAGAGTAAAAACAAGAAACGGATATGGGCAGATAAGAAGAGTTAATGTAAATGCTGCACCAATGAGCATTGATGATTTAAAGATGCTTAAGGAAGTTGGAATTGGCACTTATCAGGTGTTTCAGGAGACATACCATCATGAAACATATGAAAAACTTCATCCTAAGGGCACGATTAAGGCTCATTATCAATGGAGACTTTACTGTCATCACAGGGCTCTGGAAGCGGGAGTTGATGATGTAGCACTTGGTGTTTTGTTTGGACTTTATGACTGGAGATTTGAAGTTATGGGACTTCTCTATCATGCAAGAGACCTTGAGAAACAGTTTGGCATCGGTCCTCATACAATCTCTTTTCCAAGACTTGAACCTGCTGCCAATACTCCATTTGTTCAGGAAACAAGATACAGGGTTTCTGATGAAGATTTTAAAAAGCTCATTGCTGTGATAAGGCTTTCTGTTCCATATACAGGAATGATTCTCACTGCTCGTGAGCCAGCGCACATTCGAAGAGAAATTATTGCTTCTGGAATGATTACTCAGACAGATGCCTCAACCCGAATTGGCATAGGCGCATACTCAGATAGATATAATGAGCAGGAACTTGAGCGTCAGCAGTTTGAACTTGGGGATACCCGTAGTCTTGATGAAGTTATCCGCGAACTTGCAGAAATGGGAATGATTACAAGCTTTTGCACTGCAGGATACCGTTGCGGAAGAACAGGTGAGCGTATTATGACACTGCTTAGAACAGGTAAAGAAGCTGTATTTTGTAAGCTCAATGCAGTTCTCACATTCAGAGAATGGCTTGATGACTTTGCTTCTCCTGAGACTAAGGCAGCAGGTGAAAAGGTTATCCAGAAAGAGCTTGAAGAGCTAAGGGAGCGTGTTCCAGAGAAAGTTTATAACAAGCTTCTTGAATACTACAGGAGGATTCAGAATGGAGAAAGAGACCTCTACTTCTAA
- the purE gene encoding 5-(carboxyamino)imidazole ribonucleotide mutase yields the protein MAKVLILMGSDSDFDVMKKAAKVLSDMEVSFEIDVCSAHRTPDRAKKYAEQAQEKGIEVIIAAAGMAAHLAGFIAAHTTLPVIGVPIASGALNGFDALLSTVQMPPGVPVATVGINGAENAAYLACEILSLKYPEMKDKLKQKRMEMYSKVLEKADKIKREIKNQAK from the coding sequence ATGGCAAAAGTTCTAATTTTAATGGGTAGTGACAGTGATTTTGATGTAATGAAAAAAGCAGCGAAAGTTTTATCTGATATGGAGGTATCTTTTGAGATTGATGTTTGCTCAGCCCACAGAACACCTGATAGAGCTAAAAAATATGCAGAACAAGCACAAGAAAAAGGGATTGAGGTAATAATAGCTGCTGCTGGAATGGCAGCTCATCTTGCAGGATTTATAGCAGCACATACAACCCTTCCAGTTATAGGTGTTCCTATAGCCTCAGGTGCTTTAAATGGCTTTGATGCTTTGCTTTCAACTGTTCAGATGCCGCCAGGAGTTCCTGTTGCAACAGTTGGAATTAATGGAGCTGAAAACGCAGCTTACCTTGCGTGCGAGATTCTATCCTTGAAATATCCTGAAATGAAAGATAAGCTCAAACAGAAAAGAATGGAGATGTACAGTAAGGTTCTTGAGAAAGCTGATAAGATTAAGAGAGAAATAAAAAATCAGGCAAAGTGA
- a CDS encoding carbohydrate porin, which yields MKSLSCFFAFLFVLFISLNSYAADITEWLSISGSATTVYQWLNKAQGNVENKDRGSAVIDFNVSLKPTENDEFFVRASFAKGSGFHRQGDYPFTLNPNADDLFVDLQNINGHSRDHLQELWYSHKFPIQKDMSIKLTAGIIDSTAFIDDNAYAADELHQFMNEALVHNPLANLPSYDAGVAAEFEAGGFHLRLVGMRSKNENENMDVKNYNWIGAQIGYKVESSLGEGNYRLYAYTTNKKFENWDADAYKALRGIGVSFDQQLIKDTLGAFLRAGWQDDSAAVDYNRMISFGLNLNGSVWGRKDDEVGVGYAYLKSPSKNLDLSRSQVFESYVKFKLFAYKFLSSDITLDYQYIQDKTRQEGTKAGHIYGVRFNINF from the coding sequence ATGAAAAGTTTAAGTTGTTTTTTTGCGTTTTTATTTGTTTTATTTATTTCTTTAAATTCCTATGCAGCTGACATTACAGAGTGGCTATCAATTTCAGGTTCAGCAACAACAGTTTATCAATGGCTCAACAAAGCTCAAGGTAATGTTGAAAACAAGGATCGTGGCTCTGCAGTTATTGATTTTAATGTATCCCTTAAACCAACTGAAAACGATGAATTTTTTGTAAGGGCAAGCTTTGCAAAAGGAAGCGGATTTCATAGACAAGGAGATTATCCTTTTACGCTCAATCCCAATGCTGATGATTTATTTGTTGATCTTCAAAATATTAATGGTCATTCAAGGGATCACTTACAGGAGTTGTGGTATTCTCATAAGTTTCCAATTCAGAAAGATATGTCCATTAAGCTAACAGCAGGAATAATTGATTCAACAGCTTTTATTGATGACAATGCCTATGCAGCAGATGAATTACATCAATTTATGAATGAAGCTCTGGTTCATAATCCTTTAGCTAATTTACCAAGCTATGATGCTGGTGTAGCAGCAGAATTTGAAGCAGGTGGATTTCATTTAAGATTAGTAGGAATGCGTTCAAAAAATGAAAATGAAAATATGGATGTAAAAAACTATAACTGGATAGGTGCACAGATTGGATACAAAGTTGAAAGCTCACTTGGTGAGGGAAACTACAGGCTTTATGCCTATACAACAAACAAGAAGTTTGAAAACTGGGATGCAGATGCATATAAGGCATTAAGAGGGATTGGAGTATCCTTTGACCAACAACTAATAAAAGACACACTTGGAGCTTTCCTCCGTGCAGGATGGCAGGATGACTCTGCAGCAGTGGATTACAACAGAATGATTTCATTTGGATTAAATCTTAATGGATCAGTGTGGGGGAGAAAGGATGATGAAGTGGGAGTTGGTTATGCATATTTAAAGAGTCCATCAAAGAATCTGGATTTGAGTCGTAGTCAAGTATTTGAATCCTATGTAAAGTTTAAGTTGTTTGCTTATAAGTTTTTAAGCTCTGACATAACCCTTGATTATCAATACATACAGGACAAAACCCGTCAAGAAGGCACAAAAGCAGGACATATATATGGAGTAAGATTTAACATTAACTTTTAA
- a CDS encoding diguanylate cyclase → MISGKNFLSLKELYIGETAEIVYIDRNIPLAKKLRDMGVREGVLIELISFDPLLNKKVVLKVADSYLAFDAEIAEFIRVRPIRSWYNFYKEQAFYDSLTGCLNKNAASLILPAEYEKVTNIKIPLSIILIDIDDFKKINDLYGHAFGDRVLSELGSMLRKNVRRTDIVFRWGGEEFLILMKGLNVESSYVVTERLRECAQCLDIPPHGKVIKISAGVDGVPPYVPMNELIEKVDKALYAAKSRGKNRVCTFFWKM, encoded by the coding sequence ATGATTTCAGGGAAAAATTTTTTATCCCTAAAAGAGTTATACATTGGTGAAACTGCTGAGATTGTGTATATAGATAGAAATATTCCATTAGCTAAAAAACTGAGAGATATGGGAGTAAGAGAAGGAGTTTTAATTGAATTAATTTCTTTTGATCCTTTGTTGAATAAAAAAGTTGTATTAAAAGTTGCCGATTCTTATTTAGCTTTTGATGCAGAGATAGCAGAATTTATTAGAGTAAGACCTATAAGGTCATGGTATAACTTTTACAAAGAACAGGCTTTTTATGATTCTCTTACAGGTTGTTTAAATAAAAATGCAGCTTCCCTGATTTTACCTGCAGAGTATGAGAAAGTTACAAATATTAAAATACCTCTGTCAATTATCCTTATAGATATTGATGATTTTAAAAAAATTAATGATCTTTACGGACATGCTTTTGGAGACAGAGTTTTAAGTGAACTTGGCAGTATGCTCAGGAAAAATGTGAGAAGAACAGATATAGTTTTTAGATGGGGTGGTGAAGAGTTTCTCATATTGATGAAAGGACTGAATGTAGAATCATCTTATGTAGTTACTGAGAGATTGAGAGAATGTGCTCAATGCCTTGATATACCACCGCATGGAAAAGTGATAAAAATAAGCGCAGGAGTTGATGGAGTTCCTCCATATGTTCCGATGAATGAATTGATTGAAAAAGTTGATAAAGCTCTTTATGCAGCAAAGAGCAGAGGTAAAAATCGAGTATGCACTTTTTTCTGGAAAATGTGA
- the hydE gene encoding [FeFe] hydrogenase H-cluster radical SAM maturase HydE codes for MNKQEILKLLTETPFEEVAKIADEVRKKFHGNTVHLRAIIEFSNYCKCNCLFCGIRRDNKKLPRYRMSSKEIIETAHQAANAGFKTVVLQSGEDPQWNAKKISEVVKEIKKFDVAVTLSVGELSYKDYAMLREAGADRYLLKFETSDAKLFKALKPDTNLQKRIQCIKWLKELGYETGSGVIVGLPGQTIQSLTDDIFLMKELELDMLGIGPFIPHPETPLKNAPMGNPLITLKVLAIMRILLPLANIPATTALRTISFDLGEKAFQVGANVVMPDITPEKYRTFYEIYPGKGQSRGSYEFWKNFFKNIGMTVATTY; via the coding sequence GTGAATAAACAAGAGATATTAAAGCTTCTTACAGAGACTCCTTTTGAAGAAGTAGCAAAAATTGCAGATGAGGTAAGAAAAAAATTTCACGGAAATACAGTTCACCTGAGAGCAATTATTGAGTTTTCAAACTACTGCAAATGCAATTGTCTTTTTTGCGGGATAAGAAGGGACAATAAAAAATTGCCAAGATATAGAATGAGCAGTAAAGAAATAATTGAAACAGCTCACCAGGCAGCAAATGCAGGTTTTAAAACAGTGGTTTTACAGTCTGGAGAAGACCCTCAATGGAATGCTAAAAAAATCAGTGAAGTTGTAAAAGAAATTAAAAAGTTTGATGTAGCTGTAACTCTTTCTGTTGGAGAGTTAAGCTATAAAGACTATGCAATGCTCAGAGAAGCTGGTGCTGATAGATATCTTCTTAAGTTTGAAACATCGGATGCTAAGCTTTTTAAAGCATTAAAGCCTGATACAAACCTTCAGAAAAGAATCCAATGCATTAAATGGCTTAAAGAGCTTGGATATGAAACAGGCTCTGGAGTAATTGTGGGATTGCCGGGACAGACAATTCAATCTCTAACAGATGATATTTTTCTTATGAAAGAGCTTGAGCTTGATATGCTTGGAATCGGACCATTTATTCCACATCCTGAAACTCCTTTAAAAAACGCACCAATGGGCAATCCTTTGATAACTCTGAAAGTTCTGGCAATTATGAGAATTTTGCTTCCCCTTGCAAACATTCCTGCAACAACAGCTTTGAGAACAATTTCTTTTGATTTAGGAGAAAAAGCTTTTCAAGTAGGGGCAAATGTTGTTATGCCTGATATAACTCCTGAAAAATATAGAACCTTTTATGAAATTTATCCTGGCAAAGGACAATCAAGAGGTTCCTACGAGTTCTGGAAAAATTTCTTTAAAAACATCGGAATGACTGTGGCAACAACTTATTGA
- a CDS encoding chordopoxvirus fusion protein, with protein sequence MIFGIELIEELEKLDPAVRTAFLKILRLIEQTIGDVVKKEDFLALKRAVEELSENVKELSKNVKELAEAQKHAEERLTRLEQTVAELAEAQKHAEERLTRLEQTVAELAEAQKHAEERLTRLEQTVAELAEAQKHAEERLTRLEQTVAELAEAQKEMQKEVSRLDKAIQELSEAQKRTEQRVEELAEAQKRTEESLRKLTEEHKKTREHLGGLSNTVGYILENEAYKHLPKLLMEDFGIDVEGRLIRDFIELPDGRYEEVNIFGKGRKNGKELIIVGEAKTQLKKADIDAFLKKLSKIEKVHAQEKILLMVTHQVVNPQVFKYAQQKGIAKVYLSYQFA encoded by the coding sequence ATGATTTTTGGTATTGAATTAATAGAAGAGCTTGAAAAACTTGATCCCGCAGTTAGAACTGCTTTTTTAAAAATTTTGAGACTTATCGAACAAACAATCGGTGATGTTGTTAAAAAAGAAGATTTTCTTGCTTTAAAGAGGGCTGTAGAAGAACTTTCAGAAAACGTAAAAGAACTATCAAAAAATGTAAAGGAACTTGCAGAGGCACAGAAGCATGCAGAGGAGAGACTCACACGTCTTGAACAGACTGTTGCTGAACTTGCTGAGGCACAGAAGCATGCAGAGGAGAGACTTACACGTCTTGAACAAACTGTTGCTGAACTTGCAGAGGCACAGAAGCATGCAGAGGAGAGACTTACACGTCTTGAACAAACTGTTGCTGAACTTGCAGAGGCACAGAAGCATGCAGAGGAGAGACTTACACGTCTTGAACAAACTGTTGCTGAACTTGCAGAGGCACAGAAAGAAATGCAGAAAGAAGTATCTCGCCTTGATAAAGCTATCCAGGAACTCTCAGAAGCACAAAAACGCACAGAACAAAGAGTGGAAGAACTTGCTGAGGCACAAAAACGCACAGAAGAATCTCTGAGGAAGCTTACAGAAGAACATAAAAAAACAAGAGAACATCTTGGAGGTTTATCAAATACAGTAGGTTACATTCTTGAAAATGAAGCTTACAAACATTTGCCAAAACTTCTTATGGAAGACTTTGGAATAGATGTTGAAGGAAGGCTAATAAGAGACTTCATTGAACTTCCCGATGGCAGATATGAAGAAGTGAATATATTTGGTAAAGGAAGAAAGAACGGCAAAGAACTGATAATAGTTGGCGAGGCAAAAACACAGCTAAAGAAGGCTGATATTGATGCTTTTTTAAAAAAATTAAGCAAAATAGAGAAAGTTCACGCTCAAGAAAAAATACTCCTAATGGTGACTCATCAGGTTGTCAATCCTCAAGTATTTAAATATGCCCAGCAGAAAGGCATAGCTAAAGTTTACCTGAGCTATCAATTTGCCTAA
- the htpX gene encoding zinc metalloprotease HtpX encodes MNTLKTMVLMVFLTVFFIFVGSVIGGKHGATIALIMAFGMNFFAYFFSHKVVLAMYGAKEVTEAEAPELYSIVRRLSQRAGLPMPKVYIIDSEQPNAFATGRSPKHGVVAVTTGIMRILSREELEGVIGHELSHIKHRDILISTIAATIAGAISYLAQMAQWAMIFGRASDDEEGGSHPIVTLLMLIIAPLVAMIIQLAISRAREYEADAGGARLTGNPLYLANALRKLHYASQAIPMDANPGTAHMFIVNPLSGRSLMKLFSTHPPIEERIARLEAMAKGLY; translated from the coding sequence ATGAATACATTGAAGACTATGGTTTTAATGGTTTTTCTTACAGTATTTTTCATCTTTGTTGGTTCAGTCATTGGAGGCAAACATGGAGCTACAATTGCCTTGATTATGGCTTTTGGAATGAACTTCTTTGCTTACTTTTTTAGCCACAAGGTGGTTCTTGCCATGTATGGAGCAAAAGAGGTCACAGAAGCAGAAGCTCCAGAACTTTACAGTATTGTAAGAAGACTGTCACAAAGAGCAGGACTTCCAATGCCTAAGGTTTATATAATTGATTCTGAGCAGCCAAATGCTTTTGCAACAGGAAGATCTCCAAAGCATGGGGTTGTTGCAGTGACAACAGGAATCATGAGGATACTATCCCGTGAGGAGCTTGAAGGAGTAATTGGGCATGAACTTTCTCATATAAAACATAGGGACATTCTTATAAGCACGATTGCTGCTACAATTGCTGGAGCAATTTCTTATCTTGCTCAAATGGCTCAATGGGCAATGATTTTTGGGAGAGCCTCTGACGATGAGGAAGGTGGCAGTCATCCAATTGTTACACTGTTAATGTTGATAATAGCACCTCTTGTTGCAATGATTATTCAGCTTGCGATAAGCAGAGCTCGTGAGTATGAAGCTGATGCTGGTGGTGCAAGGCTCACTGGTAATCCTCTTTATCTTGCCAATGCTTTGAGGAAGCTTCATTATGCAAGCCAGGCAATACCAATGGATGCAAATCCTGGAACAGCTCATATGTTCATCGTAAATCCTCTTTCTGGTCGTAGCCTGATGAAACTTTTCAGCACACATCCACCAATTGAAGAGAGAATTGCTCGTCTTGAAGCAATGGCAAAGGGGTTATATTAA
- a CDS encoding aspartate ammonia-lyase, producing the protein MRIERDSIGEKSIPSDAYYGIHALRARENFCVSAALPHRELIWAMAMVKKACTWANTKLGLLSEQKAKAILSACDEVAKGMFDSEVIVPALSGGAGTSINMNINEVIANRAIELLGFEKGRYDIIHPVEDVNMSQSTNDVFPTAVKVAVIKLLKELAHEVALLQGEFQKKEKEYAKILKVGRTEMQDAVPVTAGQEFSAWAEALNRDWWRINKAEERVRQINLGGTAVGTGLNCPKAFISIAIEKLREFTGLPLAKAENLFEATQNTDTFSEVSGFLKTLAADLIKIASDLRFLSSGPRAGIGELILPQVQVGSSIMPGKVNPVIPEMVTQVGIKVIASDIAVSYACSLGNLELNPFVPLIAHELIGSLKLLKETYRIFREKCVAGIFVDIARCKELLDRSCSVITAFSPYLGYETCAEIYKEAVRTGRKVEDLLIEKGYFSKQQIEKITLPEELTTPGFAGIKYLKEELK; encoded by the coding sequence TTGAGAATAGAAAGAGACTCAATTGGAGAAAAAAGTATTCCTTCTGATGCCTATTACGGAATTCATGCATTAAGGGCAAGGGAAAACTTTTGTGTAAGTGCTGCATTGCCGCACAGAGAACTCATATGGGCAATGGCAATGGTTAAAAAAGCCTGTACATGGGCAAACACAAAGCTTGGACTTCTTTCTGAGCAAAAGGCAAAGGCAATATTGTCTGCCTGTGATGAAGTTGCTAAGGGTATGTTTGACAGTGAAGTTATTGTTCCTGCACTTTCAGGTGGAGCAGGCACTTCAATTAACATGAATATCAATGAAGTTATTGCTAATAGAGCCATTGAACTTCTTGGATTTGAAAAAGGCAGATACGACATTATACATCCTGTTGAAGATGTAAACATGAGTCAGTCAACAAATGATGTGTTTCCAACAGCAGTAAAAGTAGCGGTTATAAAACTTTTGAAAGAGCTTGCTCATGAAGTTGCTTTGCTTCAGGGAGAGTTTCAAAAAAAAGAAAAAGAGTATGCAAAAATTTTGAAAGTTGGCAGAACCGAGATGCAGGATGCGGTTCCTGTGACAGCAGGGCAGGAGTTTTCAGCATGGGCAGAAGCTTTAAACAGAGATTGGTGGAGAATTAACAAAGCAGAAGAAAGAGTTCGTCAAATTAATCTTGGTGGAACAGCTGTGGGAACAGGGCTTAATTGTCCAAAAGCATTTATATCAATAGCAATTGAAAAACTTAGAGAGTTTACAGGACTGCCTCTTGCAAAAGCTGAAAATCTCTTTGAAGCAACCCAGAATACAGACACCTTTTCAGAAGTATCAGGATTTTTGAAAACTCTTGCAGCAGACTTGATAAAGATTGCCTCTGATCTAAGATTTTTAAGTTCAGGTCCTCGAGCAGGAATTGGAGAGCTGATACTCCCTCAAGTTCAGGTTGGCTCTTCAATAATGCCCGGAAAGGTAAATCCTGTAATACCTGAGATGGTAACTCAGGTTGGAATAAAAGTGATTGCTTCAGATATAGCAGTCAGTTATGCATGCAGTCTTGGCAATCTTGAGCTCAATCCATTTGTTCCTTTAATTGCCCATGAGCTTATTGGTTCACTTAAGCTCCTTAAAGAAACATACAGGATTTTTAGAGAAAAATGTGTGGCTGGAATTTTTGTTGATATAGCTCGATGTAAGGAACTTCTTGATCGTAGCTGCTCAGTAATAACGGCTTTTAGCCCCTATCTTGGATACGAAACCTGTGCAGAAATTTATAAAGAAGCTGTTAGAACTGGTAGAAAAGTTGAAGATTTATTGATAGAAAAAGGGTATTTCTCAAAACAACAGATTGAAAAAATTACTTTACCTGAAGAGCTTACAACTCCTGGCTTTGCCGGGATTAAATATTTAAAGGAGGAATTAAAATGA